Proteins encoded within one genomic window of Deltaproteobacteria bacterium:
- a CDS encoding diguanylate cyclase: MGDKKADSGKERVFKIARELSERRKPGYDRRKSEQMFKIILSGSPIPAFVIGTNHRVIYWNRALEELSGIKAEEVIGTDGYWKAFYKEERPCMADLLVDDRIEEIAGWYEEGYAKSQLIDEAYEATDFFPALGEKGRWLRFTAAILRDSDGKIVGAIETLEDITDRKIAEAAQKESEQKLNAILEGSPIPAFVIGTDHRIIYWNRALEELSGIKARDMIGTNRQWMAFYDKNRPCMADLLIDGHEEEILTWYSEKYKKLKFLGEAYEATDFFPALGKRGRWLRFTAALLRLSEGTPVGAIETLEDITEQKCAEGALIESEQLLRVVIGGSPIPTFVIGNDHRLIYWNQALEELSGIKADDVIGTKKHWMAFYNQERPCMADLLVDGRLHEVPAWYKDNYMESRLIPDAYEATDFFPALGSNGKWLRFTAATLRSSTGLIMGAVETLEDITDRKRAEEALIESEQRFKRLSITDTLTSLFNSRHFYHQLRSEIERANRYNHPLSMLLLDIDNFKDYNDTYGHLEGDSVLIRLGEVILRCLRKTDSAYRFGGEEFTALLPETKGEAAVVLAERIRHEFEHEDFTPRDETPVHRTVSIGVAQYLKGEELTTFLKRVDENMYVAKREGKNRVLFREE; this comes from the coding sequence ATGGGTGACAAGAAAGCAGACAGCGGGAAGGAGCGGGTTTTTAAGATCGCCCGCGAACTGTCGGAGCGGAGAAAGCCTGGTTACGACCGACGGAAAAGTGAACAGATGTTCAAGATCATCCTGAGCGGATCACCGATACCCGCTTTCGTCATCGGAACGAATCACCGCGTCATATACTGGAACCGGGCCCTTGAGGAGCTGAGCGGCATCAAGGCGGAGGAAGTGATCGGCACCGACGGGTACTGGAAGGCCTTTTACAAGGAGGAACGTCCCTGCATGGCCGACCTCCTTGTCGATGACCGGATAGAGGAGATCGCCGGCTGGTATGAGGAAGGCTATGCAAAATCGCAGCTGATCGACGAGGCCTACGAAGCGACCGATTTCTTCCCGGCCCTCGGAGAGAAGGGGCGCTGGCTGCGGTTCACCGCCGCGATACTGCGGGATTCCGATGGGAAGATCGTCGGTGCCATCGAAACACTCGAGGACATTACGGATCGGAAGATCGCTGAAGCGGCGCAGAAGGAAAGTGAACAGAAACTGAACGCGATCCTCGAAGGATCGCCGATCCCGGCCTTCGTTATCGGCACGGATCATCGGATCATCTATTGGAACCGGGCGCTGGAGGAACTGAGCGGCATCAAGGCCCGGGATATGATAGGAACCAACAGGCAATGGATGGCTTTTTACGATAAGAACCGTCCCTGCATGGCGGACCTTCTCATCGATGGCCACGAGGAGGAAATTCTCACCTGGTACAGCGAAAAATATAAAAAATTGAAGTTTCTCGGCGAAGCCTATGAAGCGACGGATTTCTTCCCCGCCCTGGGAAAGCGGGGACGCTGGCTGCGGTTCACCGCTGCCCTTCTGAGGCTTTCCGAGGGGACACCCGTAGGCGCCATCGAAACCCTTGAAGACATCACCGAACAGAAATGCGCCGAAGGGGCGTTGATCGAGAGCGAACAGCTCCTGCGCGTTGTGATCGGGGGGTCTCCCATACCGACCTTCGTCATCGGCAACGATCATCGGCTCATATACTGGAACCAGGCCCTTGAGGAACTGAGCGGTATCAAGGCCGATGACGTGATCGGCACGAAAAAACACTGGATGGCATTTTACAACCAGGAGCGTCCCTGCATGGCGGATCTCCTCGTCGACGGCCGCCTTCACGAAGTTCCAGCCTGGTACAAGGATAATTACATGGAATCCCGCCTGATCCCTGATGCCTATGAGGCCACGGACTTCTTTCCCGCCCTGGGGAGCAACGGGAAATGGCTTCGGTTCACGGCCGCGACCCTGCGCTCTTCGACGGGGCTCATCATGGGGGCCGTTGAAACCCTTGAAGACATTACCGACAGGAAGCGGGCCGAGGAGGCCCTGATAGAGAGCGAACAGCGGTTCAAGCGGCTGAGCATCACCGACACCCTGACATCCCTCTTCAATTCCCGGCATTTTTATCACCAGTTGCGGTCGGAGATCGAGCGTGCCAACCGGTATAATCACCCCCTGTCCATGCTCCTGCTCGACATTGATAATTTTAAGGATTACAACGACACTTATGGCCACCTCGAGGGTGATTCCGTTCTGATCAGACTGGGGGAGGTCATCCTGCGATGCCTGCGGAAGACCGACTCTGCCTACCGATTCGGCGGCGAAGAATTCACGGCACTGCTGCCTGAAACAAAGGGCGAGGCGGCGGTCGTGCTGGCGGAACGTATCCGTCATGAGTTTGAACACGAGGATTTCACTCCCCGGGACGAAACGCCGGTTCACCGGACGGTGAGCATCGGCGTGGCCCAGTACCTGAAGGGAGAGGAATTGACAACCTTCCTCAAGAGGGTCGACGAAAACATGTATGTCGCCAAGCGGGAGGGGAAGAACCGGGTCCTTTTCAGGGAAGAATGA
- a CDS encoding aminopeptidase produces MEITGTQLERYADVLLWGLGTARTEKFTKGDIIMVRYDAPAVPLAEILQRKILERGMHPVMRGTPTCAMERNFFEKANSRQLVFQPPGEKTLLENLNGSIYLHAPESLTHLRHIDPKKIGTALVARKALRKILEKREEQGRFGWTLCTFPTPELARQARMTLSSYARQIIRACYLDRKNPVAEWKAIHWKASEIKDRLNSLDVKELHVRSASMDLRITPGRKRKWIGISGHNIPSFELFMSPDWRGTEGVYRANQPSFRSGNYVEDVLLTFRGGTVTAVQARTGREFIQKQLAIDAGANKIGEFSLTDRRFSRINRFMADTLFDENYGGRQGNCHIALGSSYSDTYDGDPARLTEKRKKDLGFNDSALHWDLVNTERKTVTALLRSGESLVIYKDGMFQV; encoded by the coding sequence ATGGAAATCACCGGAACCCAGCTTGAAAGATACGCCGACGTGCTGCTCTGGGGGCTTGGAACGGCCCGGACGGAGAAATTCACGAAGGGTGATATCATCATGGTCCGCTACGACGCGCCGGCGGTCCCCCTGGCGGAAATACTTCAGCGGAAGATCCTTGAACGGGGAATGCATCCGGTCATGCGGGGTACACCCACCTGCGCCATGGAGCGGAATTTCTTCGAGAAAGCGAACAGCCGCCAGCTGGTGTTTCAGCCACCCGGAGAAAAGACACTTCTTGAGAACCTGAACGGAAGCATATACCTCCATGCGCCGGAAAGCCTCACCCACCTGAGGCATATCGATCCGAAGAAGATCGGAACGGCCCTGGTGGCGCGCAAGGCCCTGCGGAAAATTCTCGAAAAACGTGAGGAACAGGGGCGGTTCGGCTGGACGCTGTGCACCTTTCCCACACCGGAACTGGCAAGGCAGGCACGAATGACATTATCGAGCTACGCCCGTCAGATCATCAGGGCCTGTTACCTCGACCGGAAAAACCCCGTAGCGGAATGGAAGGCGATCCACTGGAAGGCGTCGGAGATCAAGGACCGGCTCAACAGCCTTGACGTAAAGGAACTGCACGTCCGGTCCGCATCCATGGACCTTCGAATAACCCCGGGACGGAAGAGGAAGTGGATCGGCATCTCGGGACACAACATTCCCAGCTTTGAGCTCTTCATGTCCCCGGACTGGCGGGGGACTGAAGGTGTCTATCGTGCCAACCAGCCGTCCTTCAGGAGCGGGAATTATGTTGAAGATGTTCTCCTGACCTTTCGCGGAGGAACGGTAACAGCGGTCCAGGCGCGGACCGGCAGGGAATTCATTCAAAAACAGCTCGCCATCGACGCGGGGGCGAACAAGATCGGTGAATTTTCGCTGACCGACCGGCGTTTTTCCCGGATCAACCGGTTCATGGCAGACACGCTCTTCGATGAGAATTACGGAGGACGGCAGGGCAATTGCCACATAGCCCTGGGCTCTTCCTATTCCGACACGTACGATGGCGATCCGGCCCGGCTGACGGAGAAAAGAAAAAAGGACCTGGGTTTCAACGATTCCGCCCTCCACTGGGACCTGGTCAATACGGAACGGAAGACCGTCACGGCCCTCCTTCGGTCAGGGGAATCCCTTGTCATATATAAGGATGGTATGTTCCAGGTCTGA